One window of the Oscillatoria salina IIICB1 genome contains the following:
- a CDS encoding Gfo/Idh/MocA family oxidoreductase: MNNNNQKACIILIGCGPHAKRIYLPALQKLGDRLDLALVIDLKEKESDVRAAVASKWNLKPEMWFIDKFIETMPEELDRKLSFFVAERKVTGAIVATEPLVHRTYAEWALSNELSILIDKPISARADSTTKLSNADGILDDYILLLARYQILQRKKETIFTVNSQRRFHPGFQFVKEQLREIAERTNCPVTFIQSYHCDGQWRFPSEIVTQEYHPYCFGYGKASHSGYHIFDTLYQLYAATGIEKKAADSMEIVSSFVQPNGFIKQLADADYYSLFGERYNAVKKWTDEELQEIYHGYGEIDLSALVTLKKHEEAIANFSINLVHNGFACRTWLQPGEDLYKGNGRVKHENHNIQQGPFQNIQIHSYQATDKHDNIDGLEDHLGGKNHFDIYVFRNPLLSDSQDCLRTYRLHEIVFGDVMPNKSTLVMERVKHKVVEEFVDYLIGKKDKSEIRSQIEDHLIPVQLMSSVYRSHILRCQNLPCVVKSHFGHSESYVS, translated from the coding sequence ATGAATAACAATAATCAGAAAGCCTGCATCATCCTGATTGGATGCGGTCCCCATGCCAAAAGAATATATCTGCCGGCTCTACAGAAATTAGGAGATCGCCTAGATCTGGCTCTTGTCATTGATTTGAAAGAGAAGGAATCAGATGTTCGTGCTGCCGTCGCTAGTAAGTGGAATCTGAAGCCGGAGATGTGGTTTATAGACAAATTTATAGAAACCATGCCAGAAGAATTGGATCGTAAACTTTCATTCTTCGTCGCTGAAAGAAAGGTTACTGGGGCGATCGTAGCTACTGAACCCCTTGTACATCGAACTTATGCAGAGTGGGCATTATCCAACGAATTGAGCATCCTGATTGACAAGCCCATTTCTGCCCGGGCTGATTCCACCACTAAGCTGTCCAATGCCGATGGCATCCTTGATGATTATATACTGTTGCTTGCTCGATACCAAATACTTCAAAGAAAAAAAGAGACTATCTTTACCGTCAACTCCCAGCGTCGTTTTCATCCGGGCTTCCAGTTTGTCAAGGAACAGCTTAGGGAAATTGCAGAGAGAACAAACTGTCCCGTGACCTTCATCCAGTCCTACCATTGTGATGGACAATGGCGTTTTCCCAGCGAGATAGTGACCCAAGAATACCATCCTTACTGCTTTGGATATGGCAAAGCATCCCATAGTGGGTATCATATATTCGATACCTTATACCAGTTATATGCCGCGACAGGCATTGAGAAAAAGGCTGCTGACTCAATGGAGATTGTTAGCTCGTTCGTACAACCGAACGGATTTATCAAACAGTTAGCCGATGCTGACTATTACTCCTTGTTTGGGGAACGCTACAATGCCGTCAAGAAATGGACAGACGAAGAGCTTCAGGAGATCTACCATGGTTATGGAGAGATCGATCTTTCAGCGCTTGTAACCCTAAAAAAGCATGAAGAAGCGATCGCCAACTTCAGTATCAATCTTGTTCATAACGGCTTTGCCTGTCGAACCTGGCTCCAGCCCGGTGAGGATCTTTACAAGGGTAACGGACGGGTCAAGCATGAGAATCACAACATTCAGCAGGGTCCATTTCAAAATATTCAGATTCATTCCTATCAGGCTACCGACAAGCATGATAATATCGATGGTCTCGAAGATCATCTGGGGGGGAAGAATCACTTCGACATCTATGTATTTAGAAATCCATTGTTATCGGACTCTCAAGATTGTCTGAGAACCTACAGGCTCCATGAAATCGTATTTGGTGATGTGATGCCAAACAAGTCCACGCTTGTGATGGAGCGGGTAAAACATAAGGTAGTGGAAGAGTTCGTAGATTATCTGATCGGAAAAAAGGACAAATCAGAAATACGCTCGCAGATTGAAGATCACCTGATTCCAGTGCAGCTTATGAGTAGTGTCTACCGCTCCCATATCCTACGCTGTCAAAACTTGCCCTGCGTAGTCAAGTCTCATTTTGGCCATTCTGAAAGTTATGTCTCATGA
- a CDS encoding NAD(P)-dependent oxidoreductase: protein MKTILLHSEIPGAQKFQEVLEAETVGFRVALSIDEVAPEDVEIAIIWLTVPDYLQRLPNLKLILVCGSGVDSIIHATTLPRHISLVRLVDPFLRDRVSDYVIKSIQNHILSRKDYFELEDTSDLTIDNISFPKLTVGIMGLGLVGEATAKKLLALGFNVCGWVRTSRPRALPQVYVGKAELGDFARKSQILVCLLPLTNQTQGILNCHLFDQLPDSSFLINVGRGDHLNEADLLSALDSGKLSGACLDVFKVEPLPADHLFQSHPKITVTPHIAGGLVPEQQATYAARVIACHYRGEIPPGVVDFHASY from the coding sequence ATGAAAACAATACTTCTGCATTCAGAAATACCAGGGGCGCAAAAGTTTCAGGAAGTCTTAGAAGCGGAAACAGTTGGCTTTCGCGTTGCCCTCTCTATAGATGAAGTCGCCCCTGAGGACGTCGAAATTGCCATAATCTGGTTGACTGTGCCAGACTATCTGCAAAGATTGCCCAATTTGAAACTGATTCTGGTCTGCGGTAGTGGTGTGGATAGTATTATTCATGCCACGACGCTTCCTCGCCATATTTCCCTTGTCAGATTAGTGGACCCATTCCTGCGAGACCGCGTTTCGGATTATGTCATTAAGTCCATTCAAAACCATATTCTCTCTAGGAAGGACTATTTTGAGTTAGAAGATACATCCGATTTGACAATTGATAATATTTCTTTTCCCAAACTGACAGTAGGGATTATGGGTTTAGGGCTGGTCGGGGAAGCCACAGCAAAAAAGCTTTTGGCTTTGGGCTTTAATGTCTGCGGGTGGGTGAGAACATCGCGCCCTCGTGCTTTACCGCAAGTCTATGTGGGAAAAGCGGAATTAGGTGATTTCGCTCGCAAAAGCCAAATTCTCGTTTGCCTATTGCCCCTCACGAATCAGACCCAAGGAATTCTCAACTGCCACTTATTTGACCAACTCCCAGATAGTTCTTTTCTGATCAATGTAGGTAGGGGAGATCATTTGAACGAGGCAGATCTCCTGTCCGCTCTAGACTCTGGTAAACTCTCCGGAGCTTGTTTGGATGTTTTTAAAGTAGAGCCATTGCCAGCCGATCACCTATTCCAATCTCATCCAAAAATAACAGTGACACCTCATATAGCTGGAGGACTGGTGCCCGAACAACAGGCCACTTATGCCGCGAGGGTCATTGCTTGCCATTACCGGGGCGAAATTCCCCCAGGAGTTGTCGATTTCCATGCCAGTTATTGA
- a CDS encoding glycosyltransferase family protein, which produces MLAITGAKFPQELSISMPVIEPKYRMSRTPRILIHCQYVYGIGHYVRSVELARGLRERFDVFLLNGGESVPNYDLPPEVTCFQLPAIYKDEQAGNLIPVDPSLSIDDCFKARASAIEQLIGQLEPDILISEHFPFGLLFEAEVMQLIALVKNCNPKAKIVSSVRDVIESEKGGQQDAYICSLLNQWYDLVLVHGDKQIIPFSSSFPLAEKIEIPVHYTGYIVQAVTPPIPKADPPLLMVSVGGGRLGDELLYAVLDAHETVASQWRHHLVLFTGAFQKDIQKLRSRVEKYAHSHVTIHEFDRDRYRQMLAAASAVICLGGYNSLLEAVSARLPTLVYQRKFHGQNKEQALRSRFFERSGLVKILSPDDLSVDQMAARILELAETRESPNNYIRIDGAVTARKLLERLLKES; this is translated from the coding sequence TTGCTTGCCATTACCGGGGCGAAATTCCCCCAGGAGTTGTCGATTTCCATGCCAGTTATTGAACCCAAGTATAGAATGAGTAGAACGCCCAGAATTCTCATCCATTGTCAATATGTCTATGGCATTGGCCATTATGTCCGCTCCGTTGAGTTAGCTCGGGGATTAAGAGAACGATTTGATGTCTTTTTGCTCAACGGTGGCGAAAGCGTCCCAAACTACGATCTTCCCCCAGAGGTTACCTGTTTCCAACTGCCAGCCATTTACAAGGACGAACAAGCTGGCAATCTTATCCCGGTCGATCCATCCCTGAGCATAGACGATTGCTTTAAAGCTCGCGCATCAGCGATCGAACAGTTAATTGGCCAGCTTGAACCAGATATTCTCATCAGCGAACATTTTCCTTTCGGACTGCTTTTCGAGGCCGAAGTGATGCAATTAATCGCTCTAGTCAAGAACTGTAACCCGAAGGCTAAAATAGTCAGCAGCGTCCGGGATGTTATTGAGTCAGAGAAAGGAGGACAGCAAGATGCCTATATTTGTTCTCTGCTCAATCAATGGTATGACCTGGTTCTAGTCCACGGTGATAAACAGATAATACCTTTTTCCTCCAGTTTTCCCTTGGCGGAGAAGATCGAAATTCCGGTTCATTACACTGGTTATATAGTGCAGGCTGTTACTCCCCCGATTCCCAAAGCCGATCCTCCGCTCCTTATGGTTTCGGTAGGTGGTGGGCGCTTGGGAGACGAGCTTCTTTATGCCGTCCTAGATGCTCATGAGACTGTCGCCAGCCAGTGGCGGCACCACTTGGTTCTATTTACTGGTGCCTTTCAAAAAGATATCCAGAAATTACGCAGTCGCGTTGAAAAATATGCCCACTCCCATGTGACGATCCATGAGTTCGATCGCGATCGCTACCGTCAGATGCTTGCTGCTGCCTCGGCCGTCATCTGCTTAGGAGGATACAACTCCCTCTTAGAGGCAGTTTCTGCCCGCTTACCCACTCTGGTTTATCAACGAAAGTTCCACGGACAAAACAAAGAACAGGCATTGCGTTCTAGGTTCTTCGAGCGCTCTGGTCTCGTCAAGATCCTGAGTCCTGACGATCTCAGCGTTGACCAAATGGCTGCCCGGATCTTGGAGCTTGCGGAAACCCGAGAAAGTCCGAATAACTACATCAGGATTGATGGTGCTGTGACAGCTCGAAAACTCTTGGAAAGACTATTAAAAGAATCGTAA
- a CDS encoding class I SAM-dependent methyltransferase translates to MNNALVDKKWDYSKQARFYSYRPSYSARAIDALIAYVGAKGDHQVVDIGAGTGNLSIMLLERGLRIVSIEPNDAMREIGIKRSGQSDCIRWIRATGAQTTLADRSSDWVTFGSSLSAMDSYLTMKETYRILKDDGFFTCIGNRIDFNDPIQKVAEAVIVSLVPDYDSGARRDWGQTIEASNLFRDVFHFEANFSYEQTIDRYVKAWRSVRNRYWDLATPEGQALFEQIADRLRSEMPETFTMHYTTRAWTAQS, encoded by the coding sequence ATGAATAATGCACTCGTAGACAAGAAATGGGATTATTCCAAGCAAGCCAGATTCTATAGCTATCGTCCCAGTTACTCTGCCCGAGCCATTGATGCCCTTATCGCCTATGTGGGTGCGAAAGGCGACCATCAGGTTGTTGATATTGGTGCCGGTACGGGAAATCTTAGCATCATGCTACTGGAACGAGGTCTGCGAATCGTCTCTATCGAGCCCAATGATGCGATGCGCGAGATTGGCATTAAGCGCTCTGGCCAGTCGGATTGCATTCGCTGGATACGCGCCACCGGGGCGCAGACAACTCTGGCAGATCGGTCTTCAGACTGGGTAACCTTTGGCAGCAGCTTGAGTGCTATGGACAGCTATTTGACCATGAAGGAGACCTATCGTATTTTGAAGGACGATGGTTTTTTCACCTGTATAGGGAATCGTATCGACTTTAACGATCCCATTCAAAAAGTCGCCGAAGCTGTCATTGTCTCTCTGGTTCCCGATTATGACAGTGGCGCTCGTCGCGATTGGGGGCAAACTATTGAGGCATCCAATTTGTTCCGGGATGTGTTTCACTTTGAGGCCAATTTTTCCTACGAGCAGACTATTGACCGTTATGTGAAGGCATGGCGCTCGGTACGCAACCGTTATTGGGATCTGGCAACACCGGAAGGACAAGCACTTTTTGAGCAGATTGCCGATCGCCTGCGTAGTGAAATGCCCGAAACCTTCACCATGCACTACACCACCCGAGCCTGGACAGCTCAAAGCTGA